From a single Pseudoalteromonas sp. Scap06 genomic region:
- the pqiB gene encoding intermembrane transport protein PqiB gives MTKTANVAQKTRISAIWIIPVVALLVGIWMLYQYQLNKGQTIYISMPQAEGIVAGKTEIKVRSVKIGQIDHIRLSNSQDSVIARAQIDKNYDNLLTEDARIWVVKPRIDETGISGMSTLLSGVYLEFSPGESKQLKKQFKLQEEPALIGKDVQGGRFKLLSYNAEVLDVSTGIFFKNYKIGQIETATFDWKNQAMQYGIFIKAPYENLITLNSIFWVNSGIEIDLSADGININTGSLSKLLKGGISVGLPEQQAPGDLAQDGHSFSLSQSYKQALEERFYDFDYYLIEFEQSIRGLRVGAPVEYRGTRIGTVVEAPANVIIDGKPAHFRAKNTAVPVLIKVEYGRLYHNNALAKEYWASSINEWIENGMRASLKPGNLLTGAVYVDFDFYTDTPKSELKKLAQYDVFPSVSSGITVLADQVSDVLNKVNNLKIEDSLAKMQTTFSEYQALASEMRTLLSKPDTQNLPGDFNRNLEKITKSMEQFEITMRQFDKTMASYQAGSQMHHQLEQTLLQIRRLSEEFQPLTRGLNEQPNMLIFDKSLPSDPQPRKQ, from the coding sequence ATGACTAAAACAGCCAACGTAGCACAAAAAACACGTATTTCTGCGATTTGGATTATTCCCGTGGTTGCCTTATTGGTAGGTATTTGGATGCTTTATCAATACCAATTAAATAAAGGGCAAACAATCTATATTTCTATGCCGCAAGCCGAGGGCATTGTTGCCGGTAAAACAGAAATTAAAGTACGGAGTGTTAAAATAGGACAAATTGATCACATTCGCCTCTCCAACAGTCAAGACAGCGTGATAGCCAGAGCACAAATAGATAAAAACTACGATAACTTGCTTACTGAAGATGCCCGTATTTGGGTGGTAAAACCTCGCATAGATGAAACTGGCATTAGTGGCATGAGCACTTTGCTCTCAGGTGTTTATTTAGAGTTTTCGCCAGGCGAAAGTAAACAACTAAAGAAGCAGTTTAAACTTCAAGAAGAGCCTGCATTAATAGGCAAAGATGTTCAAGGTGGGCGCTTTAAGTTACTCAGTTACAATGCAGAAGTACTTGATGTGAGTACTGGCATATTTTTTAAAAACTATAAAATAGGCCAAATAGAAACCGCTACTTTTGATTGGAAAAACCAAGCAATGCAATACGGTATTTTTATTAAAGCCCCCTATGAGAACTTGATCACCTTAAATTCTATTTTTTGGGTTAACTCAGGGATAGAAATAGATCTTTCCGCAGATGGTATTAACATTAACACCGGTTCTTTGAGCAAATTATTGAAAGGGGGGATCTCTGTCGGACTACCTGAACAGCAAGCTCCTGGCGATTTAGCACAAGACGGTCATAGCTTTTCTTTAAGCCAGAGCTATAAACAAGCTCTAGAAGAGCGCTTTTATGATTTTGATTATTACCTTATTGAGTTTGAGCAATCTATTCGAGGCTTACGTGTAGGTGCTCCAGTAGAGTACCGAGGAACACGCATAGGTACTGTGGTTGAAGCTCCTGCGAACGTAATAATAGATGGCAAACCCGCTCATTTTCGTGCTAAAAATACCGCAGTACCCGTATTGATCAAAGTCGAGTATGGGCGTTTATATCACAACAATGCCTTAGCTAAAGAGTATTGGGCATCAAGCATAAACGAATGGATTGAAAATGGTATGAGGGCATCGCTTAAACCGGGGAATTTACTCACTGGTGCAGTGTACGTCGACTTTGACTTTTATACTGACACCCCAAAAAGCGAGCTTAAAAAGCTTGCTCAATACGATGTGTTTCCGAGTGTATCTAGTGGTATAACGGTGCTTGCTGACCAAGTGTCTGATGTGCTGAATAAGGTAAATAATTTAAAAATTGAAGACAGTTTGGCAAAAATGCAAACAACTTTCAGCGAGTATCAAGCGTTGGCCAGTGAAATGCGCACATTATTAAGTAAACCTGACACCCAAAATTTACCCGGTGACTTTAATCGTAATCTCGAAAAAATAACCAAAAGTATGGAGCAATTTGAAATAACCATGCGGCAGTTTGATAAAACCATGGCAAGCTATCAAGCAGGCTCACAAATGCACCACCAGCTTGAACAAACACTGCTGCAAATTAGGCGTTTATCTGAAGAATTCCAACCACTTACTCGTGGGTTAAACGAACAACCTAACATGCTCATTTTTGATAAGTCACTGCCTAGCGACCCGCAACCAAGGAAACAATAA
- a CDS encoding membrane integrity-associated transporter subunit PqiC — protein sequence MKALFLILAGLIISGCSSAIQTATQYYQFEQPITDSSRNVQDTKAQLRVQTVTLRGALNNRGIAMKVDNNQVHAANYHLWGESPDVMLTTTAQQTLFNAMSNWMVIKGLPVITDQQQQIFYELEYELHHFNGDLQGNADISGLWRLYYTHPESGRRLLSIHNFSNVTPIDNDGYNSLVATLEKMWLEINSNVANTIEKTRLNHK from the coding sequence ATGAAAGCACTATTTTTAATTTTAGCTGGTTTGATTATAAGTGGTTGTAGCTCGGCTATTCAAACTGCAACTCAATATTACCAATTTGAACAACCCATAACTGACTCTTCGCGAAATGTGCAAGATACAAAAGCACAACTCAGGGTGCAAACAGTTACCTTAAGGGGGGCATTGAATAACCGTGGTATTGCTATGAAAGTAGATAATAATCAAGTTCATGCTGCTAATTATCACTTGTGGGGCGAATCGCCGGATGTAATGCTTACAACAACTGCGCAACAAACATTATTTAATGCCATGAGCAACTGGATGGTTATAAAAGGATTGCCGGTCATTACCGACCAACAACAACAAATATTTTATGAACTAGAATATGAATTACATCACTTTAACGGCGATCTGCAAGGTAATGCAGATATCTCTGGGTTATGGCGTTTGTACTATACCCACCCAGAATCAGGCAGACGTTTACTAAGCATTCATAACTTCTCAAATGTAACGCCAATAGATAACGATGGCTACAATTCATTAGTCGCTACCCTTGAAAAAATGTGGCTAGAGATAAATTCAAATGTGGCAAATACAATTGAAAAAACAAGACTCAATCATAAATAA
- a CDS encoding GNAT family N-acetyltransferase: MNIAFKTERLLIRFAQIADAAELLKLVNQANFIKYIGDKGIHTLDDAKKYIKDSFIAAHKEHGFGPYMITLHDETVVGIVGFYQRATMQHPDLGFALKDGFEKKGYIFEAATILLNNRHKLGIKDVCAITSTANLGSQNTLYKLGFTEVGKAVINADKTTISVFIYD; encoded by the coding sequence TTGAATATTGCTTTTAAAACTGAACGTTTACTTATACGCTTTGCACAAATAGCTGACGCGGCTGAGTTACTTAAGTTAGTTAACCAGGCCAACTTTATTAAATACATTGGTGATAAAGGTATTCATACCCTAGACGACGCTAAAAAATACATCAAAGACAGCTTTATAGCTGCCCATAAAGAGCACGGTTTTGGGCCTTATATGATCACACTCCATGATGAAACTGTGGTTGGTATTGTTGGTTTTTATCAGCGAGCGACTATGCAACATCCCGATTTAGGGTTTGCGTTAAAAGACGGCTTTGAAAAAAAGGGATATATTTTTGAAGCAGCTACAATACTTTTAAATAACAGACATAAATTAGGTATAAAAGATGTATGCGCAATTACTTCAACGGCTAATTTAGGATCTCAAAATACACTATATAAACTGGGTTTTACTGAGGTGGGTAAGGCAGTCATCAATGCTGATAAAACCACCATCAGTGTATTTATTTATGATTGA
- a CDS encoding insulinase family protein produces MRHVIGLSAIALAILSGCSNTATLSQSSQTSLLSSTLVVSPNDNREYKTLKLANDIEVILVSDPSAEKSAASLSVGVGLLHDPMSQQGMAHYLEHMLFLGTERYPDTKGYSDFMTKNGGAHNAYTWLDITNYMFKINNDAFDEGLDRFSDFFKAPKLYPEYTEKEKNAVNAEWSMRREMDFFGQFKLARKMMGEHPANRFLIGNLETLGDKADSSLHKETVDFYNKYYSANIMKVALISNLPIAEMQKKAQKYFADIENKNIEKPSVTASLDFDNAGGKRVFYSPNEDVKQLQLDFTITNNQNEFAVKPNRFVAYLLSNEMPGSPAQILRDKGWVSQLSASASANQYGNYGSLNVNIELTDEGMKNRESIVATIMQYIDLIKREGVNSKYFNEIRTSLNNQFKFLEKGDEFNYVSALTQSMQDYPLNHAINAPYYYAQFDADAVNNVLKQLNADTLRIWYISQQEDTDSELHFYDGKYKINDISDAEIASWEKPSDFNLALPSVNNLLPESFAIKTQAFKEQKHPELSYDKNGVKIWRQASQQFAEQPKGLVEVYINTQTGLHDINSTVLYSVWADLYNTQLSQLRTEAAIAGMNVNLSSSNGLVLSLSGFTDKQDILLKQALAGFDAEISAQAFNQAIDRYQRDLLNQQKQFPYAQAFGEYSKLTRTGSFDTEALIKAAKTLTLADLHALKQSTLANNNLRVFSYGNYNEKDIDAIAAELAAILPSKHTQTEFARSKAWLPQPGEARVLHKDIDVADVAVVDMTIHPTPGYKQKAQAAVLQGHFRTIAFDKMRTEEQLAYAVGALARPIEDYSGIGLFIQTPVKGPKDIQGRFDKFKKEYASELNAMSEETFAQLKNATLVSLKEQPKNLSDEMSPLINDWYRENFDFDSRQKLIAEVEKVTLADIKDYYQQTMLNPKAARLNVQLRGTKFSDSEFADLPNQTKVTSLDAYYSDIKLQK; encoded by the coding sequence ATGAGACACGTCATCGGCTTAAGTGCAATTGCACTGGCAATATTAAGCGGTTGTTCGAATACCGCCACTCTTTCTCAATCTTCACAAACATCACTGTTGTCATCAACGCTCGTTGTTAGCCCTAACGATAACCGTGAATATAAAACCTTGAAACTTGCTAACGATATTGAAGTGATTTTAGTCTCTGATCCAAGCGCTGAAAAATCTGCTGCTTCACTGAGTGTAGGTGTAGGTCTGTTACATGACCCAATGAGCCAACAAGGTATGGCGCATTACCTAGAACATATGTTGTTTTTAGGCACTGAACGATACCCTGATACCAAAGGGTACTCCGATTTTATGACTAAAAATGGTGGTGCGCATAATGCTTATACTTGGCTCGATATTACCAACTACATGTTTAAAATTAATAACGATGCGTTTGATGAAGGCTTAGACCGCTTTTCAGATTTTTTTAAAGCCCCTAAGCTTTACCCAGAATACACAGAAAAAGAAAAAAATGCAGTAAATGCTGAATGGTCAATGCGTCGTGAAATGGACTTTTTCGGCCAATTTAAACTTGCACGTAAAATGATGGGTGAACATCCGGCTAACCGATTTTTAATTGGTAACCTTGAAACCCTAGGCGATAAAGCTGATAGTTCATTACACAAGGAAACGGTTGATTTTTATAATAAATATTATTCAGCAAATATTATGAAAGTGGCGCTGATTTCGAACTTACCAATTGCAGAAATGCAGAAAAAAGCACAAAAATACTTTGCTGACATTGAAAATAAAAATATTGAAAAGCCAAGTGTTACAGCTAGCTTAGATTTTGATAATGCCGGTGGTAAACGTGTTTTTTACTCACCAAATGAAGACGTAAAACAATTACAACTCGATTTCACAATTACTAATAACCAAAATGAATTTGCAGTAAAACCTAATCGCTTTGTTGCCTATTTACTTAGTAATGAAATGCCAGGTAGTCCAGCGCAAATATTACGTGATAAAGGGTGGGTATCTCAGTTATCAGCCTCTGCCTCTGCAAATCAGTATGGCAACTACGGTTCTTTGAACGTGAATATAGAGCTGACTGATGAGGGTATGAAAAACCGCGAATCAATTGTCGCGACAATCATGCAATACATTGACTTGATTAAGCGTGAGGGCGTTAATAGTAAGTACTTTAATGAAATTCGCACTTCTTTAAATAATCAGTTTAAATTTTTAGAAAAGGGCGATGAGTTTAACTATGTCAGTGCGTTGACTCAAAGCATGCAAGATTACCCGTTAAATCATGCGATAAACGCACCGTACTACTATGCTCAATTTGATGCTGATGCGGTGAATAATGTACTTAAGCAACTTAACGCCGATACACTTCGCATCTGGTATATTTCTCAACAGGAAGATACAGATTCTGAGCTGCATTTTTACGATGGCAAATATAAAATTAACGATATTAGCGATGCAGAAATTGCCAGCTGGGAAAAACCAAGTGATTTTAATTTAGCATTGCCAAGTGTTAACAATTTACTACCAGAGAGTTTTGCTATTAAAACGCAAGCTTTTAAAGAGCAGAAGCATCCTGAGCTTAGCTATGATAAAAACGGCGTAAAAATTTGGCGCCAAGCAAGTCAGCAGTTTGCAGAGCAGCCTAAAGGTTTAGTTGAGGTGTATATCAACACGCAAACAGGTTTGCATGATATTAACTCAACCGTACTTTATTCTGTTTGGGCTGATCTGTATAACACTCAATTAAGTCAGTTACGAACTGAAGCTGCCATTGCTGGCATGAACGTTAATTTAAGCTCAAGTAATGGATTGGTGCTATCGTTAAGTGGTTTTACTGATAAACAAGATATTTTACTTAAACAAGCGTTAGCTGGGTTTGATGCTGAAATTTCAGCACAAGCGTTTAATCAAGCGATTGACCGTTATCAGCGAGATTTACTTAATCAACAAAAACAGTTCCCGTATGCACAAGCATTTGGTGAGTATTCAAAGCTAACTCGTACTGGCAGTTTCGATACAGAAGCGCTAATTAAGGCTGCAAAAACACTAACGCTTGCTGATTTACACGCTTTAAAGCAAAGCACCTTAGCGAATAATAACTTACGTGTATTTAGCTACGGTAACTACAACGAAAAGGACATTGATGCTATTGCTGCTGAGTTAGCGGCTATCTTACCAAGCAAACATACTCAAACGGAGTTTGCACGCAGTAAAGCGTGGTTACCGCAACCGGGTGAAGCGCGTGTATTACACAAAGATATTGATGTCGCCGATGTAGCGGTGGTCGATATGACCATTCACCCAACTCCTGGTTACAAACAAAAAGCACAGGCAGCTGTATTGCAAGGTCACTTTAGAACAATCGCGTTTGATAAAATGCGTACTGAAGAGCAACTTGCTTATGCAGTAGGCGCATTAGCGCGTCCTATTGAAGATTACTCAGGTATTGGTTTATTTATCCAAACACCTGTGAAAGGGCCAAAAGACATTCAAGGTCGCTTTGACAAGTTTAAAAAAGAGTACGCTTCTGAGCTTAATGCCATGAGTGAGGAAACATTTGCACAGCTTAAAAATGCAACTTTGGTTTCGTTAAAAGAACAGCCAAAGAATTTAAGCGACGAAATGAGTCCATTGATTAACGATTGGTATCGTGAAAACTTTGATTTTGATTCAAGACAAAAATTAATTGCAGAGGTGGAAAAAGTCACCCTTGCTGATATTAAAGATTACTACCAGCAAACAATGTTAAACCCAAAAGCAGCACGTTTAAATGTGCAGCTACGCGGCACTAAGTTTAGTGATAGCGAGTTTGCTGATTTGCCAAATCAGACTAAAGTGACGAGTTTAGATGCTTACTACAGCGATATAAAATTGCAAAAGTAA
- a CDS encoding MAPEG family protein, with protein sequence MEKIIIMAMFVQVTLSLVVMVIMGKRRFAAAKNKQIQLNDFAAMRLDNAGDYVRVADRNFSNQFEIPVLFYAGCLLALQLNMASVSIAVLACLFVATRIIHSIIHLGSNHLRARFRVFLLGCLSVFVMWILLVLGVLYH encoded by the coding sequence ATGGAAAAGATAATAATAATGGCCATGTTTGTGCAGGTAACACTTTCATTAGTTGTTATGGTGATTATGGGAAAACGTCGTTTTGCAGCGGCCAAAAATAAACAGATACAGTTAAATGATTTTGCTGCTATGCGCCTTGATAATGCGGGCGATTATGTCAGAGTTGCTGATCGTAACTTTAGCAACCAATTCGAAATACCTGTGCTTTTTTATGCGGGATGTTTACTTGCTTTACAGCTTAATATGGCGAGTGTCAGTATTGCAGTACTTGCCTGTTTATTTGTCGCTACACGAATTATTCACAGCATCATTCACCTGGGTAGTAATCATTTAAGAGCCCGTTTTAGAGTGTTTTTACTAGGCTGCTTATCTGTGTTTGTAATGTGGATTTTGCTAGTGCTGGGTGTACTTTACCACTAA
- a CDS encoding peptidylprolyl isomerase: protein MKKLILASILTATSFSSTATIVEMQTSQGTIQINLFDQQTPKTVENFLSYVDDAAYNQTVIHRSIDKFIIQGGGFTFSDKMDPITTKPSVINEPIYSNVKGTIAMAKQGGNENSATSQWFFNMSDNSQNLDLQNGGFTVFGQVTTQSQETLNKIAALVHCSEVPLVGITQEQCSDENLVISNQNLVSIQSVVVLDDDPNSAQNLTPKENTLIDNVEVTPPKTSDSSGSVAWLLGALLLVAPRLKRTK from the coding sequence ATGAAGAAGCTTATCTTAGCCTCAATTTTAACTGCAACAAGTTTTTCAAGCACTGCAACTATAGTCGAAATGCAAACGAGTCAGGGAACGATACAAATTAACTTGTTTGATCAACAAACTCCTAAAACAGTAGAAAATTTCCTAAGTTATGTTGATGATGCTGCATATAATCAAACGGTAATACATCGCTCTATTGATAAGTTTATCATTCAAGGAGGGGGCTTTACCTTTTCTGATAAAATGGATCCAATTACAACCAAACCTTCGGTTATAAACGAACCTATTTATTCAAATGTTAAAGGCACCATTGCTATGGCAAAACAGGGCGGTAATGAAAACAGCGCTACTAGCCAATGGTTTTTTAACATGAGTGATAACAGCCAAAACTTAGATTTACAAAATGGTGGTTTTACCGTGTTTGGACAAGTCACTACGCAAAGCCAAGAAACCTTAAATAAAATTGCTGCCTTAGTCCATTGTTCAGAGGTACCATTAGTTGGTATTACTCAAGAGCAATGTTCAGATGAAAATTTAGTTATTAGTAATCAAAACTTGGTATCAATTCAAAGTGTGGTTGTGCTTGATGATGATCCTAATTCAGCACAAAACTTGACACCTAAAGAAAATACATTAATTGATAACGTAGAAGTTACACCACCAAAAACTTCAGACTCTAGTGGTAGTGTAGCGTGGTTATTAGGTGCACTACTGCTAGTAGCACCTCGATTAAAACGTACAAAATAA
- the ushA gene encoding bifunctional UDP-sugar hydrolase/5'-nucleotidase UshA: protein MRTLFFLVFFLGLSGCASDSVNKPAAQYLTVLHTNDNHGRFWHNEKGEYGMAARKTLIDQLRAEAKTQGHQVLLLSGGDINTGIPESDLQFAEPDFKGMSKIGYDAMALGNHEFDNPISVLKQQQKWANFPLLSANIFDKQTNETVFERYKIFNKGNLTIAVIGLTTTDTAKIGNPQYIGHLDFKDPVKVTASLTQKLRAKYNPDITIAVTHMGHYADAKNGINAPGDVTLARSLDKNALDMIIGGHSQEPVCMAAKNVTDENFKPGLACKPDQQNGTWIMQAHEWGKYVGKAEFKLENGQLSLLSYQLLPVNLYVDKKQPDGSIKAVLAADYIKPDSALQTFLAAYQQKGAKQIEGKIGFVNYRLEGDRNKVRFEQTNLARVIIQAQMNTVGADFGIISGGGVRDSINAGDVSYKDILKAQPFKNRVAYIDFKGSEILTYLNVVTRFPPDSGAYMQYHNLAFELKAGQVTDVFIAGKPLDINKTYRMSINEYNASGGDNYPKITKMVGFVSTDETDSQALKRFFTEHSPVDAREFAPK from the coding sequence ATGCGTACTCTTTTTTTTCTTGTTTTTTTTCTTGGTTTATCTGGCTGTGCTAGCGATTCTGTCAATAAACCTGCAGCACAGTATTTAACAGTTCTTCATACCAATGATAACCATGGTCGCTTTTGGCATAATGAAAAAGGCGAATATGGCATGGCAGCCCGTAAGACCCTAATTGACCAGTTAAGAGCAGAGGCAAAGACACAGGGACATCAGGTGTTATTGTTATCAGGCGGTGATATCAACACTGGTATTCCGGAGTCGGACCTACAATTTGCTGAGCCCGATTTTAAAGGTATGTCGAAAATCGGCTATGATGCAATGGCTCTAGGAAACCATGAGTTTGATAACCCAATAAGTGTATTAAAACAGCAACAAAAATGGGCTAACTTTCCTCTTTTATCGGCAAACATTTTCGATAAACAAACTAACGAAACAGTTTTTGAGCGCTATAAAATATTTAATAAAGGTAACTTAACCATTGCCGTTATTGGCTTAACAACAACGGATACCGCAAAAATTGGTAACCCTCAATACATTGGCCATTTGGATTTTAAAGATCCGGTTAAAGTAACTGCCTCACTCACCCAAAAACTAAGAGCAAAATATAACCCGGACATTACCATTGCAGTAACGCATATGGGCCACTATGCAGATGCTAAAAATGGGATCAATGCCCCTGGTGATGTCACACTTGCTCGCTCTTTAGATAAAAATGCCCTTGATATGATTATTGGTGGCCACTCTCAAGAGCCAGTGTGTATGGCTGCTAAAAACGTTACTGATGAGAACTTTAAACCGGGTTTAGCCTGTAAACCAGATCAGCAAAATGGGACATGGATAATGCAAGCCCACGAATGGGGTAAGTATGTGGGCAAAGCAGAATTTAAATTAGAAAACGGTCAATTATCTCTACTGAGTTATCAATTATTACCCGTTAATTTATATGTCGATAAAAAGCAACCAGACGGCAGCATAAAAGCCGTTCTAGCTGCAGATTACATTAAACCTGACTCTGCATTACAGACCTTTTTGGCAGCATACCAACAAAAGGGTGCTAAGCAAATTGAGGGGAAAATTGGCTTCGTCAATTACAGGCTTGAGGGAGATCGCAATAAAGTACGCTTTGAGCAAACAAACCTTGCGCGCGTTATTATCCAAGCACAAATGAACACTGTAGGTGCCGATTTTGGTATTATCAGTGGTGGCGGTGTTCGCGATAGTATTAATGCGGGTGACGTGAGTTATAAAGATATACTTAAAGCACAACCTTTCAAAAACCGTGTCGCCTATATCGACTTTAAAGGCAGTGAAATTTTAACCTATTTAAATGTCGTGACACGTTTCCCACCAGACTCTGGTGCTTACATGCAGTATCATAACTTAGCATTTGAATTAAAAGCTGGGCAGGTAACTGACGTATTTATCGCCGGCAAGCCACTTGATATAAACAAAACATACCGCATGAGTATTAATGAATATAACGCCTCTGGTGGCGATAATTATCCAAAAATCACAAAAATGGTGGGTTTTGTAAGCACCGATGAAACTGACTCGCAAGCTTTAAAACGGTTTTTTACTGAGCATAGCCCTGTTGATGCACGTGAATTTGCACCTAAGTAG